Proteins encoded by one window of Filimonas effusa:
- a CDS encoding thioredoxin domain-containing protein — translation MGQGLYDHSFRDINNKEVRLGDFAGKKILFMILPVNPADSLIVQLKGFVAAYGNRVQVIGVLSQEDGASQATKAAINARYGNTGILLTDVLYSRKGGGQSPVMKWLTSKEENGHFDMDVKGSGHKFFINGQGKLYAVLGSNSSLLSPFVQKVMNASESGVQPVPVKDSLKS, via the coding sequence ATGGGGCAGGGGCTGTACGATCATAGCTTCAGGGATATCAATAACAAAGAAGTGCGCCTGGGAGATTTTGCCGGCAAGAAGATCCTTTTTATGATTCTGCCTGTGAACCCGGCTGATTCGCTTATAGTACAACTGAAGGGCTTTGTGGCCGCTTATGGTAACCGGGTACAAGTTATTGGCGTGCTTTCGCAGGAGGATGGTGCTTCGCAGGCTACCAAAGCTGCGATAAATGCGCGTTACGGGAACACAGGGATACTGTTAACTGATGTGCTGTATTCCAGGAAAGGCGGGGGGCAGTCGCCTGTCATGAAATGGCTGACCAGCAAAGAGGAGAACGGACATTTTGATATGGACGTGAAAGGCTCCGGTCATAAATTTTTTATAAACGGGCAAGGGAAGCTTTATGCTGTGCTTGGATCTAATTCATCATTGTTGTCGCCTTTTGTTCAGAAGGTGATGAACGCTTCGGAAAGCGGTGTGCAGCCTGTTCCTGTTAAAGACTCCCTTAAATCCTAA